From the Panulirus ornatus isolate Po-2019 chromosome 46, ASM3632096v1, whole genome shotgun sequence genome, one window contains:
- the LOC139763162 gene encoding uncharacterized protein translates to MASSSIEVMGVGGGEMKVMLMDDSTAEGDMEGQMQTIITATNAQGQMVSAVEPQPASSQEEDFPSMESQFHTLEGMEPPPGTIIFSPQDLLRPMKPVGRSRGRGGARSSLASIKQEPGGPSTFGGSQTLEMPVSCEVCGKVMMTGKTLVQHMAIHSDLKPFQCPHCPKSFARKVHLQGHLVVHGIEKQFECPICHQRFSRQDCVKVHMRLHDKSKCVYCDVCHKAFLTVGALNIHLRIHRGEKPFKCHLCSKCFTQKNHLITHIKRHTKVTDEHFTKKLGPRMFKCEHCPRSFIRLSDYERHVQWNHGAVAEGSIIDKLPTVGNLLDGELKQTGLAPQIFKAPKDALNSKPKSRRTKKVMCTTSTQTDEEGGHVIIPRQYQGQVCVSTQVSAPPTPRPADDDMYENDIFDEGMDRNYSSDEEEDDEDQERREGDEQIERKVFAIPESAEMASDPIQDAAFDAIVQGNTKPPQEQEPVQDEHSVFLQEVASSIAKQGLVTKSPDTRLEQRVNEEEISVRENASSEKEHQESIVQESSLEGRTVTRELEDESHEVPEMNSTRQVTRGGDEDQELEIGNQLMDIQTLKSRSETIHMPIRRPRGRGKKCSPYGLSGAAELRAIRKSMMKNILNAEPEEPKNMNVPGTEEPKTVEAEPDEARNTAGIPEDGETEGRGKRMAKNKQHGKDFVCNMKSCETCFSSPKPNVKAQTKVKVKVKEKESSEKPEVAAPVRKVVPLSSREPVKQVLKDITKQPEKRVPSIANAMHNMVSSVNKSQERVIKKMKVENRLEETKMKVGNRVGSYPVDITANPLHSKTKKEDYFVTTSNSSSVVSPPVELMSFCIPTYSCKLCSREFRFEGKLHRHIESVHQNKSIFSPDVKPGRGSSKIVPTPSQEQIAPHPSPPLEPENPEIAALRSEWDDDDDDDDDDVMEAAAVSVSAPITSFAGPTPTLKIVTREIAPVTTTVTDVYSSGVKVNMNKLAGLLPQAGKTIPVDYEGSKVKNELNTPVCSTIEPSHPREPETIMADTLDMKCRRLLEKLFDHDLLLSCGLLEEHVSVVLGRVLQHYGVKMIEDYGQGQYEVLKYNLWRLIEWKVTMEQMEEFYTAGKSVEEMMDDIMNEQVPLVSHHFVPQQQAAQGHVQANQAAQVTQVEAVDVGDGQMVLQHVAGVLGGQINLPEGVTQVVLSQDVPPDLLQGAHIVTIDPTTGQVISQVTADQVILADSIGDELEQQVAALDGQVVVSQSHVVNQNVSQGNIVVTHSSAMPVEVSQAQISHGQVIVQAAPPQQAVKMETMTSTPGHPTHQHQQ, encoded by the exons ATGGCATCATCCTCCATAgaggtgatgggtgtgggtggtggagagatgaAGGTTATGCTAATGGATGATAGCACAGCTGAAGGGGATATGGAAGGACAGATGCAAACCATAATTACTGCCACTAATGCTCAAGGCCAAATGGTGTCTGCGGTGGAACCTCAGCCTGCCTCCAGCCAGGAAGAG GATTTTCCAAGTATGGAGAGTCAGTTCCACACACTTGAGGGTATGGAACCACCCCCAGGCACCATTATTTTTTCTCCACAAGATCTCTTGCGACCTATGAAGCCTGTTGGTCGTAGCAGAGGTAGAGGTGGTGCCCGAAGTAGTTTGGCATCTATCAAGCAAGAGCCTGGGGGTCCTTCAACTTTTGGTGGCAGCCAAACCTTAGAAATGCCTGTTTCCTGTGAGGTCTGTGGCAAGGTAATGATGACAGGAAAAACGCTAGTGCAGCACATGGCCATACACTCAGACCTCAAGCCATTCCAGTGCCCACACTGCCCTAAATCATTTGCTCGGAAAGTACATCTTCAGGGGCACTTGGTGGTACATGGTATAGAGAAGCAATTTGAATGTCCCATTTGCCACCAAAGGTTCAGTCGTCAAGATTGTGTTAAGGTACACATGCGCCTTCATGACAAAAGTAAATGTGTATATTGTGATGTGTGTCACAAAGCCTTCTTAACTGTGGGGGCACTGAATATACATCTTCGTATTCACAGAGGTGAGAAACCTTTTAAGTGTCACCTTTGTAGCAAGTGCTTCACCCAGAAAAATCATCTTATCACCCATATTAAACGCCATACAAAAGTTACTGATGAACACTTTACCAAAAAATTAGGGCCAAGGATGTTCAAATGTGAACATTGTCCCCGCTCATTTATTCGCTTAAGTGATTATGAGCGGCATGTTCAGTGGAATCATGGAGCTGTAGCAGAAGGTAGCATCATTGACAAGCTTCCCACAGTTGGAAACCTACTAGATGGAGAACTAAAGCAGACTGGTCTTGCTCCTCAGATATTCAAAGCTCCCAAAGATGCTCTGAATAGCAAGCCAAAATCCCGAAGAACAAAGAAAGTAATGTGCACAACCTCAACCCAAACAGATGAGGAAGGTGGCCATGTCATCATTCCCCGCCAGTATCAGGGGCAAGTATGTGTAAGCACCCAAGTGTCTGCCCCCCCTACACCTCGTCCTGCAGATGATGACATGTATGAGAATGACATATTTGATGAAGGTATGGACCGCAATTACAGttctgatgaagaagaagatgatgaagaccaggagagaagagagggggatgAGCAAATAGAAAGGAAAGTATTTGCTATTCCAGAATCAGCAGAGATGGCATCTGATCCAATTCAAGATGCTGCATTTGATGCAATTGTTCAAGGAAACACAAAACCACCTCAAGAACAAGAACCTGTACAAGATGAGCACTCTGTCTTTTTACAAGAAGTTGCATCGTCCATTGCGAAGCAGGGTTTAGTTACAAAATCACCAGACACAAGGTTAGAACAAAGGGTAAATGAAGAAGAAATTAGTGTTAGAGAAAATGCGAGCAGTGAAAAAGAACACCAAGAGAGCATTGTGCAAGAGAGTTCTTTAGAAGGAAGGACGGTAACCAGAGAACTTGAAGATGAATCACATGAGGTGCCAGAAATGAATTCCACAAGACAAGTCACAAGGGGTGGAGATGAAGATCAAGAACTTGAAATTGGAAATCAGTTGATGGATATACAAACTCTAAAATCCAGAAGTGAAACTATCCACATGCCGATCAGGAGGCCTAGAGGTCGAGGTAAAAAATGTAGTCCTTATGGCTTGTCAGGAGCTGCTGAACTACGAGCAATAAGGAAAAGTatgatgaagaatatcttaaatgCTGAACCTGAAGAGCCAAAGAATATGAATGTACCTGGGACAGAGGAACCAAAGACAGTGGAAGCAGAACCAGATGAGGCAAGAAATACAGCAGGCATACCAGAGGATGGTGAAACTGAAGGGAGAGGTAAGCGAATGGCTAAGAACAAGCAACATGGAAAGGACTTTGTATGCAATATGAAGAGCTGTGAAACTTGCTTCTCTTCACCAAAGCCAAATGTAAAAGCTCAGACCAAAGTTAAAGTTAAAGTGAAGGAGAAGGAGTCATCAGAAAAACCTGAAGTGGCAGCTCCTGTGAGAAAAGTTGTACCTCTTTCTTCAAGAGAGCCAGTGAAACAGGTTTTGAAAGATATAACAAAACAGCCAGAGAAACGAGTACCATCTATTGCAAATGCCATGCACAACATGGTTAGTAGTGTAAATAAATCTCAGGAACGTGTAATAAAAAAGATGAAGGTAGAGAACAGACTGGAAGAAACTAAAATGAAAGTTGGCAATCGGGTAGGCTCATATCCAGTTGATATCACAGCAAACCCACTTCATAGTAAAACAAAGAAGGAGGATTACTTTGTAACTACCAGTAACTCGAGTAGTGTTGTGTCTCCGCCAGTTGAACTAATGTCATTTTGTATTCCAACATACTCTTGTAAACTTTGTAGCAGAGAGTTTAGGTTTGAAGGTAAGCTTCACCGTCACATTGAGTCGGTTCATCAAAATAAGTCAATATTTTCTCCTGATGTGAAACCTGGGAGAGGTTCGAGCAAAATTGTTCCCACTCCATCTCAGGAGCAAATtgctcctcatccatcaccaccactagagcCTGAAAACCCTGAGATTGCTGCATTACGTTCTGAatgggacgatgatgatgatgatgacgatgatgatgtaatgGAAGCAGCTGCAGTCAGTGTCAGTGCCCCAATCACAAGCTTTGCTGGTCCTACcccaactctgaagatagttacTCGAGAAATAGCCCCAGTGACAACGACTGTTACCGATGTTTATAGCTCAGGTGTGAAGGTTAACATGAATAAACTGGCTGGGCTTTTGCCCCAGGCTGGTAAGACCATTCCAGTAGATTATGAAGGGAGTAAAGTGAAGAATGAATTGAACACCCCAGTTTGCTCAACAATTGAGCCTTCACATCCACGAGAGCCAGAAACTATTATGGCAGACACCTTGGACATGAAGTGTCGGCGGCTTTTGGAAAAATTGTTTGATCATGATTTGCTTCTTAGTTGTGGCTTGTTAGAGGAACATGTGTCTGTAGTGCTGGGAAGAGTTTTACAGCACTATGGTGTTAAGATGATAGAGGACTATGGTCAAGGCCAGTATGAGGTGCTAAAGTACAATTTGTGGCGGTTGATTGAATGGAAAGTTACCATGGAACAGATGGAGGAGTTCTATACAGCTGGTAAGAGTGTTGAAGAAATGATGGATGACATAATGAATGAACAGGTTCCTTTGGTATCCCACCACTTTGTGCCACAACAGCAGGCTGCTCAGGGACATGTGCAAGCGAATCAGGCTGCCCAGGTTACACAGGTTGAAGCTGTAGATGTTGGTGATGGCCAGATGGTCCTCCAGCATGTCGCTGGGGTACTAGGAGGTCAGATCAACTTACCTGAAGGTGTCACTCAGGTGGTGCTTTCTCAGGATGTTCCACCTGACCTACTGCAGGGAGCTCATATAGTCACAATTGATCCCACCACTGGCCAGGTAATTTCCCAGGTGACTGCTGACCAAGTGATTCTTGCTGATAGTATTGGTGATGAACTAGAACAACAAGTTGCAGCCCTGGATGGTCAGGTAGTTGTATCCCAGTCGCATGTAGTGAATCAGAATGTCAGTCAAGGGAACATAGTGGTGACACACTCATCTGCCATGCCAGTAGAGGTGAGTCAGGCTCAGATAAGTCATGGCCAAGTCATAGTGCAAGCAGCACCCCCACAACAAGCTGTTAAGATGGAAACTATGACCAGCACTCCTGGCCATCCgactcaccagcaccagcagtaa